GATGTCAAGCGTTTCAGCAGCGTTGTGGTCCGTGATGAGTACCCCTAAGTTGCGGTCGCGCAAATGTGAAATGAGTTGCTTAATGTCTGCGACAGCAATGGGATCTATTCCAGAAAGCGGTTCATCAAGGAGAATAAAATCCGGTTGAGCCGCGAGGGCTCGTGCTATCTCCGCCCGGCGACACTCACCCCCAGATAGTGTGTATGCCTTGCGTGGTAACAGGTTCGAGATGCCGAGTTCGTTTGTCAGTTCATGGATATGCGAACCGCGTTCGGATTTGGGTATCCCTTGTGCCTCAAGGATCGCCTCAATGTTCTGTTGAACCGTCAATTTACGGAAAATCGATGTCTCCTGTGCGAGATAACCGATGCCGAGCCGCGCCCGCTTATACATCGGATAGAAGGTGATGTCTTTTTCGGCATACGTGATTCTCCCCGAATTGGGGCGAATCAGTCCGACGACCATGTAGAACGTTGTCGATTTGCCAGCACCGTTGGGACCGAGCAGCCCGACAACTTCGCCTTGCTGTACCGATAGACTCACCTCATTAACAACAATGGGACCGTTCCTTGTATAACGTTTTACGAGTCTGTGTGCTTGTAATTCTGTTGCCATGATCTCTAACTATGGTGTTCCTACTCTTATGATTAACTGAGCTGCTTAATCGTTTTCGGATGCATCCGTTTCAGTGTCAGCATCTGCGTCATCGGGGTTTTCAGTATCTGTATCCGTTTCTTCTTCGGGATCCGCATCTTCAGCATTTCCAGTATCCGCATCAGATTTCTGTTCCGCGTCCACATTATCCGTCTCAGCATCGGTGTCTTTTTTTTCTGCTTCAGCCTTAACTTCAGTTTTCTCAGGAGCAGTTACGGCAGTTTCTTCTTCGACAGTCTCCGCACCGCTTTCGGAATTCTCATCCGTTTCTGCGGTTACGGGTGCCGCTTGTGTAACGCTCACTTTGAATTTAACGCCACCTTCGCCAGTCTGTTTACCTGTCGTCCGATTGAAAGTGAAAAGCTTAGTTTCCAGTCTATCCTTGTTTTGTAAGACGACGACGTTTTCCTTGAGCGTAATGATATTCGTCAGGTTGTTCATGATAGCATGGTCACAGGTAGCGAAGATATCTTGATCTCGGATTTCTACATTGCCCTCAGCGATAATTTCTGTTGTTGTGTTAGTTTCAGGGTCACTTTTCATGGTAATTTTATCAGCGTTGAGAAACCCAATTTCAACACCTTGTGCGTTATACCGGACCGTCTTGGCATTGCCGATAAGGATCGTTATACCGTCTTTATCATATCTCTCCATTCTATCTGAGGTGCCGGTGATTTCTTCTTTCTCCGTTTCTACCAGAGCTCCCGTACTTTCAACAGGTGCAGCCTCTTGTCCGGTGTGCTCTGTTGTTTGCGTTTCCGAGCTCTCAATGGCTTCTGTTTCCTCCGCAGTAAGCGTTAGAGAAGCAAGGCAGACAAGGAATATTAGGCAACCGGCGTACCCACAAAAATTATAAAATTTGCGGAGCTGAGCTCTACGTTCACGCCTACTCTGGTTCAGTCGGGGTTTTATGATATTCATGTGCTTTCTCATCTTTAGGATAAAGTTTGAATCTATTATTTTTCATTTTTACAGTTTCAAGCGTCGGATTCGCTAACATTTCTGTTCCGACCCAGGTAGAATCTCCACGCACGACTGTGGCTTCATCGGGAGCATACAACCTACCTGCGAGGTTCTGCCAATGGAGTACCTCAGTAAACAGTTTGCCATCTTTACTGATCCCTACGACATTCCCTGTCAGGTGCAGACTGTCCTTCTTAGTGCCATTGAGAAATTGTTTACCTTTGTCGCTATTCAAGGTGATAGAAACAACACCCTCTTCAAAAATCTGTACAGTCGGATTTTCCACTTCAACATAACTTCCGTGGAATGTTGAAGCGTCCCCGATAAGCGTCCATTTGAGGACACCTGCCTCGGTGTGTTGCGTAGAAAACCTGTCAAGTTTCTGCGTTGGTACCGCTTCTACAGATTCATCGGGGGCACTGACTGGCGTTTCTGTGCTTTTACAGGACGTTACAAAGAGCAGTAGGGATGCAAAAAAACCTATGAAAATGCAGTTAATTCTGTGTCTTCCACCGTCGATGCATCCAAATCCATTGTGCCGGATATTGTCTGATATAGGATTCAATAATTTTCGTGAATTTCTGTGTATTGACAACAAGATCTTTCTCTTTCGTGCAGGTCCGTTGCAACGCCAAAGGTGGTTCAATGATTGCACGATGCGAACCATCGGATTGACGGACAATGAACGTTGGTAGTATTGCCGCGCCTGTTTTGAGGGCAATAGCAACCGGACTATACGGTGTGTAGGCGCGCCTGCCAAAAAAATCGACAAAAACGCCGCTGACAGTCGTATCAACATCGGCGACGATGCCAAGTAACTCATTGCGTCTAAGGCATTGAAGTGCTTGACGTATCCCTGTATCCCGATCAATAGTTGCATAACCGGCTTTTTCTCGGTAATGCGAGACCAAGGCGTTTAAACGCGGAGAACGCAACTCACGAACAATCGGAGTCAGCGGAGCAACTGTGGCAGAAATACTGGCGGCGAGAAGTTCCCAATTCCCGAAATGCCCTGTTAAAATAATCGCGCCTTTTCCTGCTGCGAGTGCCTGCTCCACATGTTCGATCCCTTCAAAACTAACGTATCGCTGGATTTGCTTGCGCCCCAAACGCGGAAACCGCATAAACTCTACGACAGTCTTGCCGAGATGTTGGAAGCACTGTTTAGCGATTGTTCTGGCACAGCATTCATCCGAGAATGTCAAACTACACCGTAGATGTTCGCACGCTAATTCTCTATATCGCGGTGCGATCCAAAATACAAGCGTTCCTAACCATCCGCCGATAGCGAGTGCTACGGGACGCGGTATCTGAGATACGCAAAATCCAAGCGATTTGGCGGCAAACGCATAGTACCAATCTTTCATTGTTAAATAGTATACTAAATTTCTTCCAAAATTACAAAGAAAAATATACCACAACACAAATCCTACCACGTATAGGCAGAATTTGTTACTTTGTTGTATTGGCGGATGATTCCCTTTATTTTTTGATGTCCTTACTATAATGGGAAGGTTGTAATGACCGGTAGCGCGACTGATTCAGGTGTTGTTTGATGGGATCTTCAAATCTTTGTTCTGTATATGTCGGCACGGTCTATACCTCGTTCAATAGATGAGGGTTGTTGCGGCATCATACTCCTTTGGATCTTGAAAAGTATAACATAGAAATACCGAAAAATCAACGCGATATAGCGAGATGCTGCGAAATGCTGCGAATTTTTCTGGGTTTTTTCAAAAAACATAACATATATTAAGTGTTAACACTGCGAAAAATACAACATAAAAAAAATGAAGTGCCAACGGTAATTCAGACCACAAAATCAGCAAAGTTAAGACAAGTTTTTTGCTCAAATTCTACAGGTGTCAAATGGTTTCCTAACGCCGAGTGAGGACGTTTCTATTTATACACTTGTAGGATAATCGGATACTCCTTTCGCTTAGATTGTTATTATATCACAATCTTGGTTTAGAGGGTGGCCCGAATTTCCGATGGCAGTACACCTTGCGTTGCAGCGGAATATCCCTTGATTTCCAGCATAATTTGCGGTAGACTCTAAGATTAGGAGTAGAACGGACATCTCTATGGATACCCCTGAAAACGTCAATAAAGAAATCTATCGCCTCGCGCTTCCGAATATCGTCAGCAATTTTTCTATCCCGCTTCTGGGTGCGGTGGATACCGCATTGATGGGACGGTTGGAATCCGAACACTATCTCGGTGCCGTTGGTATCGGTGGTATTATCTTCAGTTTTATTTATTGGGGGTTCGGGTTTCTCAGAATGGCGACGACAGGATTGACAGCGCAAGCCTTTGGCGAAAAAGACCTTCCCGAATGTGGGTGCTTGCTACTAAGAGCGATATGCATCGGAATCACGGCAAGTCTACTGCTTCTTATCTTCCAATGGCAGCTTGTGAATGTCAGTTTCCTGCTCATTGATACAAGTTCAGAAGTGGAACACCTTGCGCGAACCTATTTCCATATTCGCATCTATGCTGCCCCTGCGACGTTGTGCTTGCATGCGTTTCACGGTGTCTTTCTGGGGTTACAGAATGCCCGTTATCCAATGCTATTGACGATTGTGGTGAATCTTGTCAATATTGCTCTGAATCTGGTGTTTGTGCGGTTGTTCGGTATGAAGGTAGCGGGTGTTGCTTTGGCGACTGTCATTGCGCAGTATGTCGGATTGTTCTTAGCAGTTCTACTTTTTTCGAGATACTATCGAGGTCTTTTGAGAGCGTGGCGTTTCCGAGAGGTCTTGGCACTTTCCAGACTCAAGCGATTCCTTAACATTAGTGGTGACATCTTCATCAGAACCTGTTGTCTTGTGTTTAGCCATGCTGTTTTCACAGCGAAATCCGCCGTTTTGAGCGATACTTTTCTTGCTATCAACACAATCCTCCTTCAGTTTATCAATCTTTCATCCTACGCGATTGATGGGCTCGCTTTTGCAGCGGAAAGTCTGATCGGTAAGTACAAGGGGGCACAAGATATGCTGAATTTGAAACGAACAACGCGCCAGGTCTTCTTCTGGTCATTTCTGTTCGGTGGCGTAATTATGTTAATTTTCGTGTTATTTGGAGAGATGCTGCTACATCTCTTTACAAATCAGGTGCCGCTTATCAAGCAGGCAAAACCGTATCTTATCTGGATAATTGTCGCGCCTGTCGTCAACGTCGCTGCCTATATCTGGGATGGTATTTTTCTGGGAGCAACTGCTTCTAAGGCACTGCGGAATTCTGTAATTGTGTCAACACTCCTTTTTTTAAGTGCTGTCTACTTGCTCATGCCTTTTGGGAACCACGGCTTGTGGGGAGCATTAACATTGCTTCTGATTGCCCGCGGTGTGTCGCTAACAGTATTGGCACCGAAATACCTGTTTAAAGCAGCAGATTCTGAGTAGTCAGTCCTCAGAAATCGCTTGCCTTTCTCTGCCCGACTGGCGGGGTTGAATGAAGACAAGACTTACGCAAATTTAGCATACGGTGTGAGATTCTTTTATTCAGCTCACGTTAGGACATCTCTATAAATGCTGAAGAAATCCGCAGAAATCCGCAGAAACACCCTATCAAATACCCCTATCAAATACCCCAAGCAATACCCCAAGCAAAAACCCCCTACGGGACTGAAGCGGTTTTTGAAGTATTCAAGATTTTGTTTATTGTAAAGTTTTAACCACCTTGACTTAATAAATTGAATTAAGATATAATTGCCTTAGTAAGATTTTAGTAGTTTAATCCGGTTATTTCACTGAGGCGGAACTTGCGTTATAAATAAATTATGAACGCCTTAAAAGATATCCTTCAGCGTTGTCATCAACGACATAAAAAGCCGCTTCGCCAGCGAAAAACAAAGGTGACACCTGCGCTGTACAAAGGGTTCCCATATCATTTCACGGTCTATTGTGCTTGGCGATGCCCTGTGAGACTCTATGAACTCGAGCAGGCAGACATCTCTTTCATGCCTATAGGACGCGCACCTCAGCACGACCACGGTCCGCTGGATTTTGGCGGTGAACGGTTCTTGAGCCGACAACGTTTAAGTGATTGGAATAACTGGGTATGGCACAAATCATGGGGAATTCAAATCTATACCGGTACGCCTTCAGAGCACGATGGCGCGCAATGGCACGACATTGATTTTAAGTATGACGCGATTTGTGCTGCCCCGGATACTGTTCTTGCTTGTATTGAGGCACTCGTTAATTCTGTTGCGAATCCACTATTGACGCTGACAAAGTCTGGTGGGCTGCGTTTTTCTTTCAGAGTACAGGGTTATCTCCATCAAAATACTGATGAAGCGAAGCAGTATATCTATAAACACACACCGACGACAGAAAATCCATACCATCGCGATGTATATCTTGAGATTCTTGGCAATGAGGAATACAGTCTCTGGGATGGGCGCTATGAGATTCTGCTCGGAAATTTATTAGATCCGCCTATCATTACTAAAGAGGTACTCTTTGCCCCTATTGACGCCCTTCGCGCTGCGCTTCACGAATCTGCGCCGCCAACAGAAGGGGAGTTAGCACTGAGTCCCCGATCGGTACCTGTTGTGCCAACGTACTTCGGTTCGCACAACCTTAATCTTGCAAAAGAGGCGTTTTTGAAGCGCGAGTTTTCTTATGTCCAGCAGGAAAATAACGTTCACTACTGGAACCGCCCCGACAGCGACGTTGAAGATGGACGCGTTTTGTTATGGGAACAAGACGGGGTGGTGTGGATACGCGCATCGACATCTGATGAAGGACTACCGATGGAGGCGACACATATAACAGATGTCTGGGACGATACCGGTATTCTGCCATTGCTACCAGCTGCTGGACTACCTGTAACGGATAATGTGCGTGACGTGCGGGAAGGGAAACTCAGTCCATTGGCGATAAAGCGTCCGGATCCTATGCTGCATCAGCAGGGACGTGAAAATAAGGTTTACGGGACCCTTAAAAAGAACGCCGCTAAGATACAGCGTGTTTTCAATCGGGAGGTCCGAATTCTCGGACTTATTGCCGAGACAGGGGCAGGGAAAACCTACGCCGCGGCATCCTATGTCCTCAACGGCGGTGCGATCAGTTTCAGCGGAAAGTCCGTGGTAACAAAAAAAGCAGAACGCCGCTTTCAAAATCAAGACTTGCCATCGGTTGCCTACAGGCGAGCACGCGAATACTTGTGGGAACAAGTGAAAGAGATACCGGTTGAGGAACGGATGGCGACCCCTTTTCAACGCGGTAATATCTGTGAGGACCCGGAGCGGTGTTACGAGTTTGAAAGAAAGGGTGGGAATCCAGATGAAAGTATTTGTCCACAGTGTCCAGTTTATATAGAGTGTCAGCAGCGCGGCTATTTGTCGCAACCCGGCACACTGCAACGTGCCAAAGCACAAATATGTAACCCAATGCGACTGTTTTTGGATCCACAAAACTCAGAAACGGTGGAAAAAATGCTTGAGAAGACAGATGACACAGAGCGGCTCTGTATCATTGATGAAGCGTCAACGGATAGGCTATTTATTTCCTGTCGTATATTAAAAAACACATTGGAAGAGTGGCGTGTAGACTGGCGAGGAAGTGCCTTAGGGAACTTTGGGAATGCCCTATTAAACGCATTGGAAGTCAAAAGTGGATTTGATGGTAATGCTGTCGGTCGGATCCGCGCAGTGGTACAGGCATTTGAAGGGCAGAAAGAGACACTCATTCAACAGATGTGTCAAGTCAATGCAACGGGTAAAGTGGTGCCGCGTGAGTTTGTTGATGACGAAACGGGCGAAACTTTGGCGCGTTTTAGCATTGTGTTTGAAAACGAAGCTGCTGCTCACATTCCCTTAGATACAGACGCTGCAGATAAACTTGCGACAAAAGGGCTGCCTGTCTTTGAACTTGATACCTTCGCATTGAACGAGGATATGAAAATACCGATGTCAATGACACAAGCCGTTGCGTTGGGCGTTTTGGACACAGCAACCGTAACAAAAATCAAGACATTTCCGACAGTTTATAGGCATCCAAATTGGACGTTTTGGCATCAACTGAAGCGTTTCTTTGAACATTATCCACGGGATGCTGATGCCCCGTTGTTATGGTCTGACGAAGATATGCGGTTCTGGGTGCCACCGGTGTTGCCTCCGACGGTCAAGCGTCTTCTGTTCATGTCGTCAACGCTCTCCGAGCCGGATCTCTATCGGGCATTTCCGGGTGAAGAGATTGAAGTCCACCACATCAAATCGACAGCGTGGGTCGCCGGGAATCGAGTTTTTCAGATTCGCACAGGTATCTATCCACGACAAACAATTTTAAACTACGATACCGATTGGAGCGTTATGGGTATGTCTGAGACCGGACAGCGTTTTTTTCTTGGTATCCAAGCAGAAATTGAGAGTGACCCAAGCGTTAAGCATGCGATTATCACCAGCGGACCAGTAACACAGCATTTACAAAACATCGCAGCAAGGGAAAATGTCTGTTTTGTAACAGGTTTCAAAGAGATAGAGACATTAGAAGATACCGCTTTTGAAACGGCAGAAGTGGTTTGGATAGTTGGGGTCCCGTTCTGGTCACCAGGTCTCACTTGGCGGCAATCACAGATTTTGTTTGGCAACGACGAAAAACCGCTCTGTTATGATGGAGAAGCGGAATTTGGGAACTACAAAGACGAGCGCATCCAAGATGTTTATGAACGGAGTGCTGCCGGTTTATTTACACAGATTGTCGGTCGAGTCGGATTGAACCGTTTACCGAACAAGACGGTGGTGCTGCTTTCGAGCATGCCATTGCCCGACATCACCAATAGACCCGAAACCCTCCTTTTTGACTGGGAGGACTTTGAGGTTGCTGGCGGGCTGGGCAAACTCCCTGAGGTAATAGCCGAACGCGAGCACTTTGAAACAGAACGCGACAACCTCACTGCGGAATCTGGTCGCGAAGAAGTGGAACAGGTCATGGGAGTCTCCAGCAGTCAGGCGAACCGTATTTTGATGAAGCTCAGAGGCGGTAAACGCCTTCGTGCCCCGTTCCGGGACCAGATTTTCTCGCTGCTTTCCGGCGGTGAGAAAAAAACAGCAGAACTCATTGATGCGATTGACGGACATCCGGGTTCCATCAAAAATGAACTTAAGCGTCTTGTAGATTCTGGTGAAATCGTGAAGGTTCGGCGGAGTATGTATGCGCTGCCGCCTTCGTCTGACTCGAAAAAAAAGTAATCCCATCGTAAAATCACTTCGGACCCATCTTCCGCATTATTATCAGATTGATAACTCTCCGAAAAAACTTGAAAACGCTTTCCAATTCGTGCTAAACTGAAAGATTATTACACGCTATAAGGAGAACAATACACAATGCCAAAGTTTGGTGTAAATTTATTACTCTGGGCAGATAAGTTTGATCGAGAAACTGCAGATCTGATTCCGAAAGTTGCTGAAATGGGTTTTGATGGTGTCGAAATCCCTATCTTTGACCCAGATACAGTGGACATCCCTTATACCCAAGCACTACTGAAGGATACCGGTTTAGAGACCATCGGGTGTAACATCATGGGTGGGGATAGGAATCCGATTGACGAGGACCCTACTATTCGAGAAAACGCAAAAACCTATCTTAAACGCACAATCGAGATCGTTGCTGAATTGGGTGCCGATACGCTCGTTGGACCGATGTATAGTGCTGTGGGTAAACTCGTTGGACGCGCCAGAAACGAACAGGAATGGGACTGGTGCGTTGAAGGTATACGAGAGGTCGCTGAATTCGGCGGAAAGCACGGTGTCACCCTGGCGAGCGAACCGCTCAATCGGTTTGAAACCTACTTCGTCAACATCGCCGAAGATGCTGTTAAACTTTGTAAAGCGGTGGATAGCCCGTATTTCAAGGTACATCTGGACACGTTCCACATGAACATTGAAGAAAAGAATCAGGCAGATGCTATTATTGCGACGGGTGATTATTTGCATCACATGCACTGTTGTGAAAATGATCGCGGCACTCCGGGCACAGGGCTCGTAGATTGGGATGGCGTTTTTGGCGCATTGGCAAAGGTTAACTATGACAGATGGCTCGTGATTGAATCGTTTACGCCTGCTGTCAAGGAAATCGCCGCTGCGACGTGTATCTGGCGCGACATCGCGCCGAGTGCCGAAAGCCTCGCGATAGACGGTCTCGCCTTCCTTAAACAGAAAGCAGCTCAGCATCTGTAAAACAGTAAACCATTCAAGAAGGAGGGATGGAGATGCGTTGCATCAAATTGATTGGGCTGTTCTGCACAATATTCTTTGCTATTCTCGTAACAGACGATGTTGTGGCACAGCGGACAACGCCAGAAGAAACAGAGGCTAATAATCCTGTTGAGAAGACACGATTTCTTAGCAATATCCGACAACTCACTTATGACGGGAAGCGCGCTGGGGAAGGCTATTTCTCTGAAGACGGCAACGCCCTCATCTTCCAAAGTGAACGTGAACCGGATAATCCGTTCTATCAGATTTATCTGCTAAATCTGCTGACAGGTGATACGCATCGCGTCTCAACCGGTATCGGGAAAACAACTTGTGCCTTCTTCCGACCGGGGACCGATGAGGTGCTTTATGCCTCAACACACCACGACGCTTTCGCGAAAGCAAAACAGGAAGAAGAATTGCAGTTCCGAGCATCTGGGCAAGAGCGTCGCTACAGTTGGGATTACGATGAAGCGATGGACATTTTCTCGGCGAATCGGGATGGTAGCAACCTGAAACAATTAACCGATGCTCCCGGTTACGACGCTGAAGCCTCCTATTCGCCGGATGGCAAGCGCATTGTTTTCTGTTCACTTCGAGACGCATATCCTAAAGATCAGCTCTCTCCGAAGGATCTGAAGCAACTTGAAGTTGACCCCGCCTATTTCGGTGAAATCTATATCATGAATGCCGATGGGTCAGATCAGGCCCGCTTGACAGATTCACCGGGATACGATGGTGGTCCCTTTTTTACACCTGATGGGCGGCACATCGTCTGGCGGCACTTCACCCCCGACGGCAGCCAAGCGGACATCTACACGATGCAGATAGATGGCTCAAATGTGCGCCGACTCACCGATTTCAAGAGTATGTCATGGGCACCCTATTTCCATCCGAGTGGTGCTTACGTGATTTTCGCTTCCAACAAACTCGGATTTTCCAATTTTGAGTTATATCTCGTTGATGGCAGAGGTAGACATGAACCGGTTCGCGTTACCGCAACTGATGGTTTTGATGGACTTCCTGTCTTTTCTCCGGATGGCAACCGCTTGTGCTGGACCTCAAATCGAAACAGTCAAGGGGTTTCGCAACTTTATATCGCGGAGTGGAACCACCAAGCCGCGCTGGAGGCAGTATTAGAGGCATTCGCAGCACCGAGCGTTGATACCTCTATCCTGCAGTTCAAGAACGACCCAGCGGTTTACATCTACCCAGGGCAAACCGGAATTAGCATTCAGCGTCACATAGAAATTCTCGCGTCTGACGAATTGGAAGGTAGAATGACCGGCTCCAAGGGTGCAGAATTGGCAGCCAAGCACATCGCAGCCCAATTCGCACACCTCAATCTCAATCCTATCGGTGATGAGGCGACCTACTTTCAAGCGTTTGAATTCACCGCGGGGAGACGGATTATAGCCGAGGAGAACCGCTTTCATATGACACGCCAGATGCACGGTTCCGAGCAAGTGATGGAATTCAGTGTGGAACGCGATTTCCAACCGCTCTCTTTCTCGCGGAACGGTGTCGTTGAGGGTGAAGTGGTTTTTGTCGGGTATGGCTTAACCGTTCCCGGCAAGTTAGGTGAAGGTTATGATGCTTATGCGGGTTTGGACGTGAAAGACAAAATAGTTGTCGCGCTTCGCTATGTGCCTGAAGGCGTTGAACCTGAACGCCGCCAGCAATTGAATCGGTATGCTGGACTCCGATACAAAGCGATGCAAGCACGGGAACAGGGAGCAAAGGCGTTTCTTGTTGCTGCCGGTCCGAATTCCCCGAATGCAGGCAAGTTAATTCCGCTTGACTTCGATAGCAGCCTCGCCGATTCTGGAATTGTCGCCGCATCCATAAGCGATACTGTGGCAAATGCACTCTTCGCACCCTCTGGTAAAAATCTGAAAGATGTTCAATCTGGACTGGATACGGAAAATCCGCACTTTCTCGGACAATTTCCGTTGCCCGGTGTCAAAGTCAAAATCGTGGTTTCGGTTGAGAAAGTTAAGAAAACCGATCAAAATGTCGTTGCACTGCTGCCACCCCCGGAATTAACAGACGACACTGAGTATGTTATTGTCGGTGCACACTACGACCATATCGGGCATGGTGAAATCGGTTCGCTCGCCCGGAAGGATGAAGAAGGACAGATTCACAACGGTGCGGATGACAACGCCTCTGGAACTGCTGTTGTCTTAGACTTGGCAAGAACCCTCAGCGAAGCTTATCAAAAACAGCCTGAAAACATTCGCAGAGGGATCATCTTCACGCTCTGGTCGGGTGAGGAACTTGGGCTTATCGGCTCTACGCACTTTGTCAACGATCCTGTCGTTCCTTTAGAAAAGGTGGCGGCATACATCAACTTTGATATGGTCGGACGGCTCCGTGAAAATAAACTTATCTTGCAAGGCGTGGGTTCATCGTCTGTATGGACGAAACTGATTGAAAAGCGGAACATCCCCATCGGTTTTAATCTAACGCTTCAAGAAGATCCTTATCTGCCAACGGATGTGACTGCCTTTTATCCGAAAGAGGTACCGGTACTCAGTTTTTTCACGGGTGGACACGAGGACTATAATCGCCCTACGGACGACCCAGAGACGCTCAACTATACTGGCATAGAACGGATCGCGCGTTTGGCACACGGCATCGTTTCAGACTTAATCAGTGCTGATGAACGTCCGGCGTACGTCCGAGTAGAACGGAGTCAGTCAGAGGAAGGGAGTCGTGATACGCTCCGTGCATATCTTGGGACGATCCCCGACTATACTACGGAAGGCACGGGGGTCAAACTTTCCGGTGTCCGTGCGGAAGGTCCCGCCGATAAAGCCGGTTTAAAGGGCGGTGATGTTATCGTCGAATTTGGTGGGCAAAAAATTACCAATATCTACGACTACACTTATGCGCTTGATGCCGTGAAGATTGGTGAACCTGTCGAAGTTGTTGTGCTACGAGAGGGAAAACGCGTAAAACTGACAGTTACACCTGAAGCGCGGAATTAAGTTAGGACTTACGCATTTTTTCATGAGTTCCTACATAGTAATCCAAGTTGCTACTAACGGATTTTGAGCGTTTCAACATGGTTTTTCAGACATTTTCCCCACCCCAGAGGGGTGATATGTCTATAGAAAAGGGTATATCAACGTCTTGCACTCCAGCGGAGTGCTATGTAAGTAAATAGGTGGCAACTTGGGTTATATAGTACGCACAATAGGCGAGGTTACATAGAGTTTAAGAATTTAATAAGGTATTTTTCACCCAACTTGCTACCTA
This window of the Candidatus Poribacteria bacterium genome carries:
- a CDS encoding M28 family peptidase yields the protein MRCIKLIGLFCTIFFAILVTDDVVAQRTTPEETEANNPVEKTRFLSNIRQLTYDGKRAGEGYFSEDGNALIFQSEREPDNPFYQIYLLNLLTGDTHRVSTGIGKTTCAFFRPGTDEVLYASTHHDAFAKAKQEEELQFRASGQERRYSWDYDEAMDIFSANRDGSNLKQLTDAPGYDAEASYSPDGKRIVFCSLRDAYPKDQLSPKDLKQLEVDPAYFGEIYIMNADGSDQARLTDSPGYDGGPFFTPDGRHIVWRHFTPDGSQADIYTMQIDGSNVRRLTDFKSMSWAPYFHPSGAYVIFASNKLGFSNFELYLVDGRGRHEPVRVTATDGFDGLPVFSPDGNRLCWTSNRNSQGVSQLYIAEWNHQAALEAVLEAFAAPSVDTSILQFKNDPAVYIYPGQTGISIQRHIEILASDELEGRMTGSKGAELAAKHIAAQFAHLNLNPIGDEATYFQAFEFTAGRRIIAEENRFHMTRQMHGSEQVMEFSVERDFQPLSFSRNGVVEGEVVFVGYGLTVPGKLGEGYDAYAGLDVKDKIVVALRYVPEGVEPERRQQLNRYAGLRYKAMQAREQGAKAFLVAAGPNSPNAGKLIPLDFDSSLADSGIVAASISDTVANALFAPSGKNLKDVQSGLDTENPHFLGQFPLPGVKVKIVVSVEKVKKTDQNVVALLPPPELTDDTEYVIVGAHYDHIGHGEIGSLARKDEEGQIHNGADDNASGTAVVLDLARTLSEAYQKQPENIRRGIIFTLWSGEELGLIGSTHFVNDPVVPLEKVAAYINFDMVGRLRENKLILQGVGSSSVWTKLIEKRNIPIGFNLTLQEDPYLPTDVTAFYPKEVPVLSFFTGGHEDYNRPTDDPETLNYTGIERIARLAHGIVSDLISADERPAYVRVERSQSEEGSRDTLRAYLGTIPDYTTEGTGVKLSGVRAEGPADKAGLKGGDVIVEFGGQKITNIYDYTYALDAVKIGEPVEVVVLREGKRVKLTVTPEARN